The following proteins come from a genomic window of Haloplasma contractile SSD-17B:
- a CDS encoding amidase family protein: MNDPKLIVLESWLIEATVDEIQAKLTSGDLTSSELVRMYLHRIAKIDQSGPKLNSILEVNPEALHIARRLDQERELKGVRGPLHGIPVVIKDNIDTHDKMHTSAGSLALKESIAPKDAHIVKQLREAGAIILGKTNLTEWANFMTVGMKNGYSSRGGQVLNPYGPGTFDVGGSSAGTGAAIAANLATIGIGTETSGSILSPSSQNSLVGIKPTVGLVSRTGIIPISHSQDTAGPMARTVKDAALLLNVLSSADEKDPITLSCVDHDIDYTDCINGGWVRLNEINIGIQDKIIEYLDEEKQTIIKNAIESLKETGVQIKHDVKVPSMGEKWDINVMLYEFKTNLNAYLSNLDSQVEVRTLKDVIDFNWMHEDRTLKYGQSLLIDSEKTSGRLTDSEYLNSLEQDIYFSKAAGIDQLFKDENLDIIVSPNNYGAMLPAKAGYPSITVPCGYTKAGEPVGITFTGSAYSEPLLIYVAYTFEQATKCRRAPQF, translated from the coding sequence ATGAATGATCCAAAATTAATAGTACTTGAATCTTGGTTGATTGAAGCTACAGTAGACGAAATACAAGCTAAGTTAACAAGTGGTGACTTAACTTCAAGTGAACTTGTAAGAATGTATCTACATCGTATTGCGAAGATTGATCAAAGTGGACCAAAACTGAACTCAATATTAGAGGTAAACCCTGAGGCACTTCATATTGCACGAAGACTCGATCAAGAACGTGAACTAAAAGGTGTCCGTGGACCACTCCATGGAATACCAGTGGTTATCAAAGATAATATTGATACACATGATAAGATGCATACATCAGCAGGATCTTTAGCACTCAAAGAATCAATCGCGCCTAAAGATGCTCATATTGTAAAGCAGTTAAGGGAAGCAGGAGCAATAATACTTGGAAAAACAAATCTTACAGAGTGGGCAAACTTCATGACAGTAGGAATGAAGAATGGATATAGTTCTCGAGGGGGACAGGTACTAAATCCATATGGTCCAGGAACGTTTGATGTTGGCGGATCGAGTGCAGGAACAGGTGCTGCCATTGCAGCGAATCTTGCGACAATTGGGATTGGTACTGAAACATCGGGGTCAATATTAAGCCCATCGAGTCAAAATTCATTAGTAGGAATTAAGCCAACTGTTGGTTTAGTTAGTCGTACAGGTATTATTCCAATATCCCATTCTCAAGACACTGCAGGACCGATGGCTAGAACAGTTAAAGATGCTGCATTACTACTAAATGTATTGTCTAGTGCAGATGAAAAGGATCCAATTACACTCTCTTGTGTTGATCACGATATTGATTATACGGATTGTATAAATGGAGGTTGGGTCAGACTAAATGAAATCAACATTGGAATTCAGGACAAAATAATTGAATACTTGGATGAAGAAAAACAAACGATTATTAAAAATGCTATTGAGTCACTTAAAGAAACAGGTGTACAGATAAAACATGATGTTAAGGTTCCTAGCATGGGTGAGAAATGGGATATTAACGTTATGTTATATGAATTTAAAACGAACTTAAATGCATATCTATCAAATTTAGATTCTCAAGTTGAGGTGCGTACTTTAAAAGATGTAATTGATTTTAACTGGATGCATGAAGACCGGACCTTAAAGTATGGACAATCATTATTAATTGATTCAGAAAAGACAAGTGGACGATTAACAGACTCTGAATACTTAAACTCATTAGAACAAGACATTTATTTCTCTAAGGCTGCTGGTATCGACCAATTGTTTAAAGATGAAAACTTAGACATAATAGTCTCTCCAAACAATTATGGTGCCATGCTCCCTGCAAAAGCAGGATATCCTTCAATTACCGTACCATGTGGGTATACAAAAGCAGGGGAACCAGTGGGAATTACGTTTACTGGTTCAGCATACAGCGAACCCCTATTAATTTATGTTGCTTATACATTTGAACAAGCGACTAAATGTCGTAGAGCACCACAATTTTAA
- a CDS encoding phosphate acyltransferase: MKTLEEVKKLAGTRPNKTVAIACPEDHEVLEAISEASNLDLCNFILFGDQNEIKLVADEVEGFKLGAYKVIHCDTKEDACMKAVKAVSSGDADVLMKGLVDTSVILKKVLDREFGLRTGNVLSHVMIIDLPKFNRLLFLSDGAMNITPTVEQLKQITTSTVTLARSLQITRPKVACISAIEKVNQKMPSSEIGRKLQEMNENGEIVNCDVCGPLAIDLALDEEAAAVKNINHPVAGNADVLIVPYIEVGNALYKGWMFGCEHVKSAGIIMGAKAPIVLTSRADSKESKVYSIALSVLMDQ; the protein is encoded by the coding sequence ATGAAAACACTAGAAGAGGTAAAAAAATTAGCCGGGACGAGACCGAATAAAACGGTTGCAATTGCCTGTCCTGAGGACCATGAGGTATTAGAGGCAATTAGCGAGGCAAGTAACTTAGACTTGTGTAACTTTATCTTGTTTGGAGATCAAAATGAAATAAAACTGGTAGCAGATGAGGTAGAAGGGTTTAAGCTTGGTGCCTATAAAGTCATACACTGTGATACAAAAGAAGATGCATGTATGAAAGCTGTAAAGGCTGTCTCATCTGGTGATGCAGATGTTTTAATGAAAGGTTTAGTTGATACATCTGTAATTCTTAAGAAAGTACTTGATAGGGAATTTGGACTTCGTACTGGAAATGTACTAAGTCATGTTATGATCATTGATTTACCAAAATTCAATCGTCTACTATTCTTAAGTGATGGGGCAATGAATATCACCCCTACTGTTGAACAGTTAAAGCAAATTACAACAAGTACTGTTACACTTGCAAGATCATTGCAAATTACACGTCCGAAAGTAGCATGTATAAGTGCAATTGAGAAGGTCAATCAAAAGATGCCATCTTCTGAAATAGGGCGTAAGCTTCAAGAGATGAATGAAAATGGTGAAATTGTAAATTGTGACGTATGTGGTCCACTTGCTATAGACCTTGCATTAGATGAGGAAGCGGCTGCTGTTAAGAATATTAATCATCCTGTTGCAGGTAATGCAGATGTTTTAATTGTTCCTTATATAGAAGTTGGAAATGCTTTGTATAAGGGATGGATGTTTGGATGTGAACATGTAAAGAGTGCTGGAATTATTATGGGTGCCAAAGCTCCTATCGTATTAACATCACGTGCTGATAGTAAAGAATCAAAAGTATATTCAATCGCATTAAGTGTACTAATGGATCAATAA
- a CDS encoding glutamate--cysteine ligase, whose protein sequence is MNYTEQINEISNYFRQNEKKHNNVKIGVEFEYFIIDKNTLKTISYYGKNGVHDTLKKLTLKGYKGSYEGEHILGLIKDYICVTLEPGCQFEISIGPLPEIKEIEAQYLSFLDDLIPLLEQNNQALIACGYQPQSTISDIKMIPKKRYDYMFEYFKSCGSLAHNMMKGTASVQYSFDYESEKDYIKKFKVSNALSPVLYAIFDNSPIFEGEVYQKHSLRTNIWSNCDLDRCGIVDGALSAEFNYDSYSQYILTRSPIFIPKGDIIQDVKDSTYRDLFNPNQYNTEDLEHILTMSFPDVRTKKFIEIRMIDSLPYPLNFSALALLKGIIYNKTNLNKVYDFIQGITTDAITDAKQEIIDHGIHTRYHGKPIIEIANWLLKLALDGLESDEVGYLMPLQDILMQCKTPSTITKERLQMGMNKIDALSFCIVTNTNQTRGERNECRTNNRRVCQCH, encoded by the coding sequence ATGAACTATACAGAGCAGATTAATGAGATATCAAATTATTTTAGACAGAATGAAAAAAAACATAATAATGTGAAAATTGGTGTTGAGTTTGAGTATTTCATTATTGATAAAAACACTTTAAAAACGATCAGTTATTATGGTAAAAATGGAGTTCATGACACGTTGAAAAAACTCACACTTAAAGGATATAAAGGTAGCTATGAAGGGGAACATATACTAGGACTTATTAAAGACTATATTTGTGTGACACTAGAGCCCGGGTGTCAGTTTGAAATCAGTATTGGTCCTTTACCGGAAATTAAAGAGATTGAAGCACAGTATCTTTCGTTCTTAGATGACCTAATTCCTTTATTAGAACAAAATAATCAAGCGTTAATTGCTTGTGGCTATCAGCCTCAAAGTACAATTTCTGATATTAAAATGATTCCTAAAAAACGTTATGATTATATGTTTGAATATTTTAAATCCTGTGGCTCTTTAGCGCATAATATGATGAAGGGAACGGCATCGGTTCAATATTCGTTTGACTATGAGTCTGAAAAGGATTATATAAAAAAATTCAAGGTTTCTAATGCATTATCGCCTGTTTTATACGCAATATTTGATAATTCTCCAATATTTGAAGGCGAAGTATATCAAAAACATAGTTTAAGAACCAATATTTGGAGTAATTGTGATTTAGACCGCTGTGGGATCGTGGATGGGGCATTAAGCGCTGAATTTAACTATGATTCATACTCACAGTACATTTTGACACGTTCTCCTATTTTCATTCCAAAAGGGGACATCATTCAGGATGTAAAAGATTCAACCTATCGTGATTTATTTAATCCAAACCAGTACAATACCGAAGATCTTGAGCACATCTTGACAATGAGTTTTCCAGATGTGAGAACTAAAAAGTTCATCGAAATACGTATGATTGATTCCCTTCCTTACCCATTGAACTTTTCAGCATTAGCATTATTAAAAGGGATAATTTATAATAAGACGAATCTGAATAAGGTGTATGACTTTATTCAGGGAATTACTACTGATGCTATAACGGATGCTAAACAAGAAATTATCGATCATGGAATTCATACGCGATATCATGGTAAACCAATCATTGAGATTGCAAACTGGTTATTAAAGTTGGCTTTAGATGGTCTAGAATCAGATGAGGTAGGGTATCTAATGCCTTTGCAAGATATATTAATGCAATGTAAAACACCATCAACTATAACTAAAGAACGTCTTCAAATGGGGATGAACAAAATTGATGCACTAAGTTTTTGTATAGTGACTAATACGAATCAAACTAGAGGTGAACGTAATGAATGCAGAACAAATAACAGAAGAGTATGTCAGTGTCATTAA
- a CDS encoding metallophosphoesterase family protein — translation MKTLLIIADTHMPKRAKNIPSKLEKVLLEGVDLIIHAGDIQTKEMHNKFKQYAGVYAVYGNVDEEQLRQELPLRTIFEIEGVRIGLTHGHGKTKTTQKRALELFDVDQVDVIIYGHSHIPVVKKVDTIVMFNPGSATDKRRQEKFSFGKMTINEGTFELEHIFYSSKE, via the coding sequence ATGAAGACGCTCTTAATCATAGCAGATACCCACATGCCAAAACGGGCTAAAAACATACCATCCAAGTTAGAAAAAGTACTACTAGAGGGTGTGGATTTAATTATTCATGCAGGTGATATTCAAACAAAGGAGATGCATAATAAATTTAAACAATATGCAGGGGTTTACGCGGTATATGGAAATGTCGATGAAGAGCAATTAAGACAGGAGTTGCCTTTAAGGACGATTTTTGAAATAGAGGGTGTGCGTATTGGACTCACACATGGTCATGGTAAAACGAAAACAACTCAGAAACGGGCACTAGAACTGTTTGATGTTGATCAAGTAGATGTGATTATATATGGTCATTCACACATACCTGTTGTAAAAAAAGTAGACACTATTGTTATGTTTAACCCAGGTTCTGCAACTGATAAAAGACGTCAAGAAAAATTTTCATTTGGAAAAATGACAATTAACGAAGGAACTTTTGAGTTAGAACATATTTTTTATAGTTCAAAAGAATAA
- a CDS encoding glutathionylspermidine synthase family protein yields MNAEQITEEYVSVIKKNPKTYYEDYLKTLENVKRSSAVYKGKPVPFLYQPMFYTNEDLNNFKHIGQTLMSITNKIVKRYLTDSTFRKKFGYSELLEKLILADHGYQANVPIGRFDIFYKDLEHFKFCELNTDGSSAMNEDNAISRILLETKPMLELKDRFSIHYFELIEQWVTESITIYNQFNKVVKKPNVAIVDFKGSGTPVEFKQFKKAYEKHGYNAVIADPRELSYDGDNLYYNDLKIDLVYRRIVTRELIERHDEIKDFIQAYIDQSVCVIGPLKSQIMHNKIIFKILHDEDTLQYLSQDEQRYIKNHIPFTQEFKGNKEVFNEVLENKDHYIIKPKDLYASKGVYVGRDFTKDAWKTQLEECFGNEYLYQEFVVPYTRKFVEFKDDANFEVNEFRHIIGLFMYNEKLAGLYTRVGKGNIISGLHSYYTVSNLLVED; encoded by the coding sequence ATGAATGCAGAACAAATAACAGAAGAGTATGTCAGTGTCATTAAAAAAAATCCAAAGACTTATTATGAGGATTATCTAAAAACATTAGAAAACGTTAAACGCTCAAGTGCAGTTTATAAAGGAAAGCCTGTCCCATTTCTATATCAACCAATGTTCTATACGAATGAAGACTTGAACAATTTTAAACACATAGGTCAAACGTTAATGTCGATCACAAATAAAATTGTAAAACGCTACTTAACTGATTCAACGTTTAGAAAAAAGTTTGGATATTCTGAACTACTAGAAAAATTAATCTTAGCTGACCATGGCTATCAAGCTAACGTCCCAATCGGTCGTTTCGATATATTTTATAAGGACTTAGAACATTTTAAATTTTGTGAGTTAAATACAGATGGTTCCTCTGCGATGAATGAAGATAATGCAATCTCACGTATTCTACTTGAAACAAAACCAATGTTAGAACTTAAGGATCGATTTAGTATTCATTATTTTGAATTGATAGAACAGTGGGTAACAGAAAGCATAACTATTTATAACCAGTTTAATAAGGTTGTTAAAAAACCTAATGTTGCCATAGTTGACTTTAAGGGGAGCGGTACTCCAGTAGAATTTAAGCAGTTTAAAAAAGCTTATGAGAAGCATGGTTATAATGCAGTCATTGCAGATCCAAGGGAACTAAGCTATGATGGCGATAATCTCTATTATAATGATTTAAAAATCGATCTAGTGTATAGACGGATCGTAACACGTGAATTAATTGAGCGACATGATGAAATAAAGGATTTTATTCAAGCATACATTGATCAATCTGTTTGTGTAATAGGCCCTCTTAAATCTCAAATCATGCATAATAAGATTATTTTTAAGATCTTACACGACGAGGATACTCTTCAGTATTTAAGTCAAGATGAACAACGTTATATTAAAAACCATATTCCATTTACGCAGGAATTTAAGGGTAATAAAGAAGTATTTAATGAAGTCCTCGAAAATAAAGACCATTACATCATCAAACCTAAAGATTTATACGCATCTAAGGGTGTATATGTAGGACGTGACTTTACTAAAGATGCCTGGAAGACACAGTTAGAAGAATGCTTTGGTAACGAGTATCTCTATCAGGAATTCGTTGTTCCATATACTAGAAAGTTCGTCGAATTTAAAGACGACGCTAACTTTGAGGTGAATGAATTTAGACATATTATCGGCCTATTTATGTATAATGAGAAATTAGCAGGTCTTTATACGCGTGTTGGAAAAGGAAATATAATATCAGGACTTCACAGTTACTACACGGTATCAAACCTATTAGTTGAAGATTAA